A window from Crocosphaera sp. UHCC 0190 encodes these proteins:
- a CDS encoding ribonuclease J, whose amino-acid sequence MSPTKNQPTLKIIPLGGLHEIGKNTCIFEYDDEIILLDAGLAFPTEEMHGVNIVLPDMTYLRENRHKIKGMIATHGHEDHIGGIPYHLKQFDIPIIYGPKLAMALLRDKLAEAGVSDRTTLQTVGPREMVRISPSFLVEFIRNTHSIADSFTVAIHTPLGVVIHTGDFKIDYTPIDGETFDLQRLAEHGEKGVLCLLSDSTNSEVPGMTPSERSVYPNLDRIIAQAPGRLMITTFASSVHRVNIILQLAQKHQRKVAVVGRSMLNVIAHARNLGYIKCPDDVFIPLKAARNLADEKVLILTTGSQGETLAAMTRISRGEHPHIRVRQGDTIVFSANPIPGNTIAVVNTIDRLMMQGANVIYGRHHGIHVSGHGSQEEQKLMLALTRPKFFVPVHGEHRMLVKHAQTAYSMGVPAENMVIINNGDIVEVSADSIGVTGEVSSGIELVDQAGVVHEHVMQDRQQLAQDGVVTVAAPISWDGQLLTPPQVHLRGVVTKVEPSLLRQLIIRAIENLLDDRWDEFTSTGRTTKVDWSLLQTEIEATLQRLVKRELRSHPLVVFLLQMPEQPPETEQPQPQPQPQTQTQTSTKTYRRRRSTASATL is encoded by the coding sequence ATGAGTCCAACTAAAAACCAACCGACGCTAAAAATTATTCCCTTGGGGGGATTACATGAAATTGGCAAAAACACTTGTATTTTTGAGTATGATGATGAAATTATTCTTTTAGATGCGGGTCTTGCCTTTCCGACAGAAGAAATGCACGGGGTCAATATTGTCCTGCCCGACATGACCTATTTACGAGAAAATCGTCATAAAATCAAAGGAATGATCGCCACCCATGGCCATGAAGATCATATCGGTGGCATTCCCTATCATTTGAAGCAATTTGATATTCCTATTATTTATGGGCCAAAACTAGCCATGGCCCTATTACGGGATAAATTAGCAGAGGCAGGAGTGAGCGATCGCACCACCTTACAAACCGTTGGCCCGAGGGAAATGGTGCGGATTAGTCCTTCCTTTTTAGTTGAATTCATCCGTAACACCCATTCCATCGCCGATAGTTTCACCGTAGCCATTCATACGCCTTTAGGGGTTGTGATCCACACGGGAGACTTTAAAATTGATTACACCCCTATTGATGGGGAAACCTTCGACTTACAAAGACTCGCTGAACATGGGGAAAAGGGGGTACTCTGTTTACTCAGCGACTCCACCAACTCAGAAGTGCCTGGAATGACCCCGTCCGAACGTTCGGTCTACCCTAACTTAGATCGGATCATTGCCCAAGCACCAGGGCGGTTAATGATCACCACCTTCGCCTCTTCAGTGCATCGGGTTAATATTATCCTGCAATTGGCACAGAAACACCAGAGGAAAGTGGCGGTAGTGGGACGTTCAATGTTAAATGTCATTGCCCATGCCAGAAACTTAGGCTATATCAAATGTCCCGATGATGTCTTTATTCCCCTGAAAGCGGCCCGAAATTTAGCCGATGAAAAGGTCTTAATTTTAACCACCGGATCACAAGGGGAAACCTTAGCGGCCATGACTCGCATTTCCAGAGGAGAACATCCCCATATTAGAGTGCGTCAAGGAGATACGATTGTCTTCTCTGCGAACCCCATTCCTGGGAATACCATTGCCGTTGTCAACACCATTGATCGCTTAATGATGCAAGGGGCCAACGTGATCTATGGTCGTCATCATGGCATTCACGTCTCCGGCCATGGATCTCAAGAAGAACAAAAATTAATGTTGGCCCTAACCCGTCCTAAATTCTTTGTTCCGGTTCATGGGGAACACCGAATGTTAGTGAAACACGCCCAAACCGCCTATAGTATGGGGGTTCCAGCCGAAAATATGGTCATTATCAATAATGGGGACATTGTGGAAGTGTCAGCCGATAGTATTGGGGTGACTGGGGAAGTATCTTCCGGTATCGAATTAGTAGATCAAGCTGGTGTTGTGCATGAACACGTCATGCAAGATCGTCAACAATTAGCCCAAGATGGGGTGGTGACGGTAGCTGCCCCCATTAGTTGGGACGGTCAATTATTGACTCCACCACAAGTGCATTTGCGGGGTGTGGTGACGAAAGTTGAACCATCTTTGCTGCGACAATTGATTATTCGGGCCATTGAAAATTTATTAGACGATCGATGGGACGAATTTACCTCAACGGGACGGACAACCAAAGTTGACTGGTCATTGCTACAAACAGAAATTGAAGCCACTTTACAGCGACTGGTGAAACGAGAATTACGCAGTCATCCCTTGGTGGTATTTCTCTTACAAATGCCAGAACAACCCCCAGAAACAGAACAACCACAACCACAACCACAACCACAAACACAGACACAGACATCGACGAAAACCTATCGTCGCCGTCGTTCCACAGCATCAGCGACTTTGTAA
- the dapA gene encoding 4-hydroxy-tetrahydrodipicolinate synthase produces the protein MSDPSFGRVITAMITPFDEAGNVNYAVAEELAAYLVDNGSDGLVVCGTTGESPTLSLSEKYQLFQVVKKAVGNRAKVIAGTGANATDHSIEMTEKAAKLGLDACLQVVPYYNKPPQEGLYEHFKKIAQSVGDFPIMLYNIPGRTGQNLLPETVIKLAKIDNIIAIKEASGNLEQSCKIRRMTDPSFLIYAGDDLLTLPLLTMGGTGIVSVASHLVGKEIQAMIQAFENGQVKIATEINLKLFPLFKVLFCTTNPIPIKAALNLQGWKVGGLRLPLLEISAELQQEVKSVLQEFSLIEG, from the coding sequence ATGAGTGATCCAAGTTTTGGACGGGTAATCACCGCCATGATAACCCCCTTCGATGAAGCGGGGAATGTTAATTATGCTGTTGCTGAAGAATTAGCTGCTTATTTAGTGGATAATGGCAGTGATGGGTTAGTGGTTTGTGGGACAACGGGAGAATCACCGACCTTAAGTTTGTCAGAAAAATATCAGTTATTTCAAGTGGTTAAAAAGGCGGTAGGAAACAGGGCCAAAGTGATTGCAGGCACAGGAGCAAATGCCACAGATCACAGTATAGAAATGACTGAAAAAGCGGCTAAACTGGGCTTAGATGCTTGTTTACAAGTGGTTCCTTACTATAATAAACCCCCCCAAGAAGGACTTTATGAACATTTTAAAAAAATTGCTCAAAGTGTAGGCGATTTTCCCATAATGTTGTACAATATACCTGGGCGCACTGGTCAGAATCTTCTCCCAGAGACGGTGATTAAATTAGCAAAAATTGATAATATTATTGCCATTAAAGAAGCCAGTGGAAATTTAGAACAGTCCTGTAAAATTCGGAGAATGACTGACCCATCTTTTTTAATCTATGCGGGAGATGATCTTTTGACTTTACCCTTACTGACGATGGGTGGCACGGGAATTGTTAGTGTAGCCAGTCACTTAGTCGGCAAAGAAATTCAAGCCATGATTCAGGCTTTTGAAAATGGTCAGGTAAAAATAGCCACCGAGATTAATTTGAAACTTTTTCCCTTATTTAAAGTCTTATTTTGTACAACCAATCCTATCCCCATTAAAGCGGCCTTGAATTTACAAGGGTGGAAAGTGGGAGGGTTAAGACTTCCCTTACTGGAAATTTCGGCTGAGTTGCAACAAGAAGTTAAATCAGTGTTGCAAGAATTCTCCCTCATTGAAGGCTGA
- a CDS encoding aspartate-semialdehyde dehydrogenase, which translates to MSKPVKVAILGATGAVGTELLELLDSRNFPLGSLKLLSSPRSAGTTLTFKGEKLKVEAVEATSFQGVDLVLASAGGSTSKAWAKTITEAGAVMIDNSSAFRMNPDVPLIVPEINPEAAANHQGIIANPNCTTILLAVAIYPLHQVQPIERIVVATYQSASGAGARAMEEVKIQSQAILNGETPKAEIFPYPLAFNLFPHNSPLTETGYCEEEMKMVNETRKIFNEPNLKVTATCVRVPVLRAHSEAVNLEFKGPFPVAKAREIIANAPGVQLLEDWQQNYFPMPIDASGKDDVLVGRIRQDISHPCGLELWLCGDQIRKGAALNAVQIAELLMEKDWLKPTNNKEITV; encoded by the coding sequence TTGTCCAAGCCAGTCAAGGTTGCTATACTAGGAGCAACAGGAGCCGTTGGCACTGAGTTACTCGAACTCTTAGACAGCCGCAACTTTCCCCTTGGGAGTCTAAAACTCTTGTCTTCTCCTCGCTCAGCAGGGACTACCCTGACATTTAAAGGAGAAAAACTCAAGGTTGAGGCAGTCGAAGCAACTTCCTTTCAGGGAGTTGATTTAGTATTAGCGTCTGCGGGAGGCTCTACCTCAAAAGCTTGGGCAAAAACCATCACAGAAGCAGGGGCCGTGATGATCGATAACTCCAGTGCTTTCCGCATGAACCCAGATGTACCTTTAATTGTCCCAGAAATTAACCCAGAGGCGGCAGCTAACCATCAGGGAATCATTGCTAACCCCAACTGTACCACCATTCTCCTGGCCGTGGCTATTTACCCCTTACATCAAGTCCAACCCATTGAGCGCATTGTAGTAGCTACCTATCAGTCGGCCAGTGGGGCCGGGGCCAGAGCAATGGAAGAGGTAAAAATTCAATCTCAAGCCATTTTAAACGGAGAAACCCCGAAAGCGGAAATTTTCCCCTATCCCTTGGCATTTAATCTCTTTCCCCATAACTCCCCCTTAACAGAGACAGGATATTGTGAAGAAGAGATGAAAATGGTCAACGAAACCCGTAAAATATTTAATGAGCCTAACTTGAAAGTCACTGCGACCTGTGTACGGGTTCCCGTGTTGCGGGCCCATTCAGAAGCTGTTAACTTAGAGTTTAAGGGGCCATTTCCAGTGGCTAAGGCGCGGGAAATTATTGCTAACGCTCCAGGGGTGCAACTTCTAGAAGATTGGCAGCAAAATTATTTTCCTATGCCGATAGATGCGTCTGGTAAAGATGATGTCTTAGTGGGTCGAATTCGTCAAGATATTTCTCATCCTTGTGGCTTAGAATTATGGCTTTGTGGGGATCAAATTCGCAAAGGTGCGGCCTTAAATGCGGTACAAATTGCTGAATTGTTGATGGAAAAAGATTGGCTTAAACCTACCAATAACAAAGAAATCACGGTTTAA
- a CDS encoding pentapeptide repeat-containing protein yields the protein MSDFCPSLHLITSYRPYPSCVFLKLEAGTAQTTGEPLPLTLTLECNEQEKALLNGHLKFGIKGGKLTLKVENGEIIAPQSLLNDFCQLVSTSNTVATWQLIPQTGQSIFTVEMVAFLAKIQVTSHPIALTLSCDVSLADISITDVVGLWKHDIHPNKQSILERKLAQFLWKLRLSPHLSLLKFTSDLAAYERLEESSTTTIDPKALSQLHQQIDRIYNAETNNLLELAQIAELNPLQDLGGGNFLATELSGIELSGANLTQSNFRGANLTDADLSEAVLNYARFSGADLSGAYLGNANLQQGDFYRASLALANLIGANLTDTNLQDVNLSQTNLSGAVVKGAKFGNNTGMTAELAASLRERGAIFVGDS from the coding sequence ATGTCGGACTTTTGCCCTTCTCTCCATCTCATCACCTCTTATCGTCCTTATCCGAGTTGTGTCTTCCTGAAATTAGAAGCAGGGACAGCACAGACAACAGGGGAACCCTTGCCCCTGACATTAACCCTGGAATGTAATGAACAAGAAAAAGCCTTACTCAATGGTCATCTGAAATTTGGCATCAAAGGGGGTAAACTCACCCTGAAAGTTGAAAATGGAGAGATTATTGCACCCCAAAGCTTATTAAATGATTTTTGTCAGTTAGTCAGCACATCTAATACTGTTGCGACTTGGCAATTGATTCCTCAAACTGGGCAATCAATATTTACAGTGGAGATGGTTGCATTTTTGGCCAAGATTCAAGTCACAAGCCATCCCATTGCTCTTACTTTGAGTTGTGATGTCAGTCTAGCTGATATTTCCATCACTGATGTGGTTGGATTATGGAAACATGATATTCATCCCAATAAACAGAGTATTTTAGAAAGGAAATTAGCACAATTTTTGTGGAAGTTGCGGCTTTCTCCCCATTTATCTCTGTTAAAGTTTACCTCAGACTTAGCTGCTTATGAAAGGCTAGAAGAAAGTTCGACAACTACCATTGATCCTAAGGCCCTTTCCCAACTTCATCAACAAATTGACCGCATTTATAACGCTGAAACCAATAATTTATTAGAATTAGCCCAAATCGCCGAATTAAATCCCTTACAAGACTTAGGGGGGGGGAATTTCCTGGCCACTGAATTAAGCGGAATTGAGTTAAGTGGGGCCAATTTAACTCAGAGTAATTTTCGGGGAGCCAATTTAACTGATGCAGACTTAAGTGAGGCGGTGTTAAACTATGCAAGATTTAGCGGGGCTGATTTAAGTGGGGCTTATTTAGGCAATGCCAACTTACAGCAAGGGGACTTTTATCGGGCCAGTTTAGCCTTAGCTAATCTCATTGGGGCTAATTTAACGGATACTAATTTGCAGGATGTGAATTTAAGCCAAACAAATTTGAGTGGGGCGGTGGTTAAAGGGGCAAAATTTGGCAATAATACAGGAATGACGGCAGAATTGGCCGCAAGTTTGCGGGAACGGGGCGCGATTTTTGTCGGTGATTCCTGA
- the nagA gene encoding N-acetylglucosamine-6-phosphate deacetylase: protein MLRNITIINAKLPGYRESQKIVIDEQGIIKDIESMSARVSPDYQQNYYDAQGDWISLGGVDLQINGGLGLAFTDLQEKHIPSLHKICQFLWQEGVNSFLPTLVTTSVENIQRSLSVIDKFIRIQRQELLETSQILGVHLEGPFLNHERKGAHPAQYLLTPSVEAIEWLLGDYSHLVKIITFAPELETTDEVIPYLCSRGIVVSLGHSQAKAQDAKKAFKLGASMVTHAYNAMPSLHHRQPGLLGEAMINPHVYCGLIADGNHVCPTMIELLLRGSLYERGVFLVSDALAPIGLEDGVYPWDARQIEVKKGTARLANGTLAGTTLPLLMGVKNLVKWQLCSLGIAIALATESPRKAINLPGISSGQPAHLLHWHWDEENNQVSWKRI, encoded by the coding sequence ATGCTAAGAAATATTACAATCATTAATGCCAAATTACCAGGGTATCGAGAGAGTCAAAAAATCGTAATTGATGAGCAAGGAATCATTAAAGATATTGAGTCAATGAGTGCGAGAGTTTCTCCTGACTACCAGCAGAATTATTATGATGCTCAAGGGGACTGGATTTCTTTAGGGGGAGTCGATTTACAAATTAATGGAGGATTAGGATTAGCCTTTACTGATCTCCAAGAAAAACACATTCCAAGCTTACACAAAATCTGTCAATTTTTATGGCAAGAAGGCGTTAATAGTTTTTTGCCTACCCTGGTAACAACCTCCGTGGAAAATATCCAGCGATCGCTGTCAGTAATTGACAAATTTATCAGGATACAAAGGCAAGAATTACTTGAAACTTCCCAAATATTAGGCGTTCATTTAGAGGGGCCATTTCTCAACCACGAAAGAAAGGGAGCGCACCCGGCCCAATATTTATTAACCCCTTCCGTTGAAGCCATTGAATGGTTACTAGGAGACTATAGCCATCTGGTCAAAATCATAACCTTTGCCCCCGAATTAGAGACAACAGATGAAGTCATTCCTTACCTATGTTCACGGGGAATTGTTGTCAGTTTAGGTCATTCCCAAGCCAAGGCTCAAGATGCCAAAAAAGCCTTTAAATTGGGGGCTTCAATGGTCACTCATGCCTATAATGCCATGCCTAGTTTACATCATCGTCAACCAGGATTATTAGGGGAAGCAATGATCAATCCTCATGTATATTGTGGGTTAATTGCGGATGGGAATCATGTCTGTCCTACCATGATTGAATTATTATTAAGAGGGAGTCTTTATGAAAGGGGAGTTTTCTTAGTCAGTGATGCCTTAGCCCCCATTGGATTAGAGGATGGGGTTTATCCTTGGGATGCTCGACAAATTGAAGTTAAAAAAGGCACAGCGAGACTTGCCAATGGAACTTTAGCGGGAACAACGTTGCCCTTATTGATGGGGGTAAAAAACTTAGTTAAATGGCAATTATGTTCCCTAGGAATTGCCATTGCCCTAGCCACAGAATCCCCCAGAAAAGCGATTAATTTACCAGGCATTTCTTCAGGACAACCGGCCCATTTATTACATTGGCATTGGGACGAAGAAAATAATCAAGTTAGTTGGAAAAGAATTTGA